In a genomic window of Roseiflexus castenholzii DSM 13941:
- a CDS encoding serine/threonine-protein kinase yields the protein MLAPDTLIHGRYRIIRAIGKGGMGAVYEAFDVRLQSPVALKQMIVEGEQLSRAFAREAQLLASLRHQALPRVIDHFVDDQGQFLVMEFIPGDDLATLLQKRGAPFPLDQALSWADTLLDALSYLHSQQPPVIHRDIKPQNMKLTPRGEIILLDFGLAKGATAAQTRSMTGSIFGYTPQYAPLEQIKGSGTEPRSDLYALGATLYNLITGTPPPDALTRAAATITREPDPLEPAHRLNPAVPEEVSAVLSQALALDPAARFVSADAMRHALRQVRGLLAPLPAVNTTFVIGRPTIAEEPHSAAPSPVGQATVPVGAIRGDARPLASPLPSDAPAQRRGPGICGVLGIITLVIAIVAVVGVVYVVRQIGQGIQQGIGQVMEQVTAVAPTVIAAQQTLEAVSTQAAAGVGEQATALAPALDSMQQTVVAAATTVVEEAPLMPGEGRPDAAVPYRLNQVINGEITSTDARLGYDFVIESPQQIFIETRKYARGMEQVKIILIGPAGGRVLSTCLGCGHPGLQSLRRPGRYTLVIGGTPDAGTGAFEMQIYDVPQPQRFTITLDAGIGAGRPNTDAGQIVSPGAHQEYIFEGRPGQTIFVVSRRHDQALSQVRLRLIDPIGGEVFATCLGCGNPGAHTLKRPGQYILVVGSNREPAIGAYELGVYDVPPPREFTIGVDALIAGDQPAPGAGRIETPGARNVYLFEAQAGQRIVVAVTKRDQAVSQLDFTLRAPSGAEVFTTCLGCGDPGEKTLPETGVYRLVVGSDRHEGVGAFELRVSLAP from the coding sequence ATGCTGGCGCCCGACACGCTCATCCACGGTCGATATCGCATCATTCGCGCCATTGGCAAAGGAGGCATGGGCGCCGTCTATGAAGCGTTCGACGTGCGTTTGCAAAGCCCGGTCGCGCTCAAGCAGATGATCGTCGAAGGTGAGCAACTGAGCCGCGCGTTTGCGCGTGAAGCGCAGTTGCTGGCCTCGCTGCGCCATCAGGCGTTGCCGCGCGTCATTGACCATTTTGTTGATGATCAGGGTCAGTTCCTGGTGATGGAGTTCATCCCCGGCGACGATCTCGCAACGCTGTTGCAAAAGCGAGGCGCGCCGTTTCCGCTTGACCAGGCGCTCTCCTGGGCGGATACGTTACTGGACGCGCTCAGTTATCTCCATTCGCAGCAACCGCCAGTCATCCACCGCGATATCAAGCCGCAAAATATGAAATTGACCCCGCGCGGTGAAATCATTCTGCTCGATTTTGGGCTGGCAAAGGGCGCAACAGCAGCGCAGACTCGCTCGATGACCGGCAGTATCTTCGGGTATACGCCGCAGTACGCGCCGCTCGAGCAGATCAAAGGGTCTGGTACCGAACCGCGCAGCGACCTCTACGCGCTGGGAGCGACACTCTACAACCTCATCACCGGCACGCCGCCGCCTGATGCATTGACTCGCGCTGCGGCGACGATCACCCGTGAACCTGATCCGCTCGAACCCGCTCACCGCTTGAATCCGGCGGTGCCAGAAGAGGTCAGTGCTGTTTTGAGTCAGGCGCTCGCTCTCGATCCGGCAGCGCGATTTGTGAGTGCTGACGCGATGCGCCACGCGCTGCGGCAGGTGCGTGGTCTGTTGGCGCCGCTGCCTGCGGTCAACACAACTTTTGTGATCGGACGACCGACAATAGCGGAGGAACCGCACTCCGCAGCGCCGTCTCCGGTCGGACAGGCGACTGTGCCCGTCGGCGCGATCCGGGGAGATGCGCGCCCACTCGCATCGCCGTTACCATCGGATGCGCCCGCGCAACGGCGTGGTCCGGGTATCTGCGGCGTGTTGGGCATCATCACCCTGGTCATTGCAATTGTTGCCGTGGTTGGCGTCGTCTACGTCGTCCGCCAGATCGGGCAGGGCATCCAGCAGGGGATCGGGCAGGTGATGGAGCAGGTCACTGCGGTGGCGCCAACGGTTATTGCCGCGCAGCAGACGCTGGAAGCGGTTTCAACGCAGGCGGCGGCGGGTGTTGGGGAGCAGGCGACCGCGCTTGCACCGGCGCTGGATTCCATGCAGCAAACGGTTGTTGCTGCGGCGACGACTGTGGTCGAAGAAGCGCCGCTCATGCCGGGAGAAGGACGTCCTGACGCAGCCGTCCCCTACCGGTTGAATCAGGTCATCAATGGTGAGATAACGTCCACAGACGCCCGATTAGGGTATGACTTCGTCATCGAGTCGCCGCAGCAGATCTTTATCGAAACGCGGAAGTACGCCCGTGGGATGGAACAGGTCAAAATCATTCTGATCGGTCCGGCGGGCGGACGAGTGCTCAGCACCTGTCTGGGATGCGGTCATCCCGGCCTCCAATCGCTTCGGCGCCCTGGTAGATACACGCTGGTGATCGGTGGAACACCGGACGCAGGCACAGGCGCGTTTGAGATGCAGATCTATGATGTGCCACAGCCGCAGCGCTTCACGATTACGCTCGATGCCGGCATCGGTGCTGGTCGTCCGAACACCGATGCCGGTCAGATAGTCTCACCCGGCGCGCACCAGGAATATATCTTCGAGGGACGTCCCGGACAGACGATCTTTGTCGTTTCGCGACGCCACGATCAGGCGCTCAGCCAGGTGCGCCTCAGACTGATCGACCCAATTGGCGGCGAGGTGTTCGCTACATGTCTGGGTTGCGGCAATCCAGGGGCGCATACCCTGAAGCGTCCAGGACAGTATATCCTGGTTGTGGGCAGCAATCGGGAACCGGCGATTGGCGCCTATGAATTGGGCGTCTATGATGTGCCGCCGCCGCGTGAGTTCACCATTGGCGTCGATGCGTTGATTGCCGGTGATCAACCGGCGCCTGGCGCGGGACGTATCGAAACTCCGGGCGCCAGGAATGTCTATCTCTTCGAGGCGCAGGCCGGGCAGCGGATTGTTGT
- a CDS encoding MBL fold metallo-hydrolase yields the protein MSPEPITRYDTSGNIRIYRMPLRVFPGMSANVYVVIAGDYAALIDTGSGLGESDADLRAAFAALRSDWNERLTWTDLRRIIITHAHIDHYGGLTALRTLTDAPIAVHELDRRVLTHHEERFVMARRALAAFLRRAGVSPAKHAMLLQLYGWSKNLFRSVDVATTFREGDMIDDLFRVYHSPGHCPGQVCLHIGDVLLSADHVLPQTSIFLPPESITLSTGLDHYLRALRAIDALSGIRLTLGGHGAPIDDLHGWIERIIGAQEQRLDQVRALCSEPHTIAELTAALYPAAAGYEELLALQKAGAYVEYLDMRGELTIANLADVDLDESAAPRYWRG from the coding sequence GTGTCCCCTGAACCAATCACTCGCTACGATACATCCGGTAACATTCGCATCTACCGCATGCCGCTGCGCGTTTTTCCGGGAATGTCGGCGAATGTCTATGTGGTCATTGCGGGCGATTATGCTGCGCTTATCGATACTGGCAGCGGTCTGGGAGAGAGCGACGCCGACCTGCGCGCCGCCTTCGCCGCCCTGCGCTCCGATTGGAACGAGCGCCTGACTTGGACCGATCTGCGCCGCATTATTATTACCCATGCGCATATCGACCACTATGGCGGGTTGACGGCGCTGCGCACCCTGACCGATGCGCCGATCGCGGTGCACGAACTTGACCGGCGTGTCCTGACTCATCATGAAGAGCGGTTCGTCATGGCGCGTCGCGCCCTCGCTGCATTCCTCCGTCGCGCGGGTGTGTCGCCTGCAAAACACGCAATGCTGCTGCAATTGTACGGTTGGAGCAAAAATCTCTTTCGCTCGGTCGATGTCGCAACTACCTTTCGTGAAGGGGATATGATCGACGATCTCTTTCGCGTCTATCACTCTCCCGGTCACTGTCCAGGACAGGTCTGTCTGCACATTGGCGATGTGCTGCTGAGCGCCGACCACGTGCTGCCGCAGACGTCGATCTTCCTGCCGCCGGAGAGTATTACCCTCTCGACCGGTCTCGACCATTATCTCAGGGCGCTGCGCGCTATCGATGCGTTATCAGGCATTCGCCTGACGCTCGGTGGTCACGGCGCGCCAATCGATGATCTGCATGGATGGATTGAGCGGATCATCGGCGCTCAGGAGCAGCGTCTCGATCAGGTGCGCGCCTTGTGCAGCGAACCGCACACGATTGCCGAATTGACCGCAGCGCTCTACCCGGCCGCTGCTGGCTATGAAGAACTGCTGGCGTTGCAAAAAGCCGGCGCGTATGTCGAGTATCTCGATATGCGCGGCGAACTGACTATCGCCAATCTTGCCGATGTCGACCTGGATGAAAGCGCCGCGCCGCGCTACTGGCGGGGGTGA
- a CDS encoding ATP-binding protein, whose translation MEKSLRIELFGTLTVLVDGHPVPDSAWRSRQERRLLAILAAARGRLIAADRLYEWLWPGSDHASAAVNLRSAISSLRRLLEPEADRASHRYILTRSGGYAWNMESGAWIDVDAFLSLTEPTGTDDSVAAKREAERLERAVALYRGDFLEEEQDLAWVIMERERLRARYLDALRRLAEIKLDRGDPTAAMALAGRGIAVASLAEPLWRILMLAQARAGDTAGALQSYERYRHLLDHELGAVPSPQTQALHMAILRGDLGVERRIGSPPLQGDHNERLRSTDVRSAGGPLQAIRLPRSASTPIVGRQEELALLRRWLADLDQRTGGIVTIVGEAGIGKTRLLTETLRIAADRGALTLELRATSLDQGLPFAAVSEVLRSLVRNAPEQRLRRLPQFALAQIADLFPALRERLPDLPALPDVPPDERRTRQIEGLCELALDLAHTLPLVIALDDAQWADEATLATIGRLARQSSRRSLLIMLAYRADELSDNPSLHRLLRTLGRDMLLRPLVLNRLDAAAVAELLATLAGVETGRVARLAPQLAISTGGNPLAIMVTVQALLESRGAASLAALLPDLEAGAPFPDPTEAPQMRELVRTRLDRLPATARNLAEHLALINRPASLDMIERLGGTDALEAAQILLERQILVEDDDAHLAFNHDLVRSITAATLSSPRRRLLHHRIGEAMAALEGHLPERAAEIAYHFRQAGRTADRETLRYATDAGDHARRAFGYRDALRHYDAALEAGERLGDEAPVEVMQRAFAGRLLTCETLLDWHGLEETSARYERWAMQRSVTPPTLVAPRRLVLLRALMGDLAGAAAISAAHTARAQKGGCVEPLPSIADMLQRTALILQPDTLSVVSERSRGEARKRRMGIGDRRSLGADIVSRETVESEIQSADLRSMRDADAAWHAFPSFMLAHPVPGNPAEELPELLGADEAAAALFQIGWAALMQGLLRSARPCLIRSYALAVETGQAPAAVVSALQLAHLNALTGKPDETAIWLERSLETSARASEAAWASIWPRIHQGFLWLIDDRLAQAEERFVDMAARLAGAPAFQSHRASIAVGMGMIALARGDLTGADSYFHEALRASQQLYGFIYVSAHHGLARLAALRNDLPRARDVLLHALRYSAQRALLPEYVRTVIEVARIERDFGDPIPVLPYLRIAVRLARDAGLAPLASAASALSTRLEESHRVP comes from the coding sequence ATGGAGAAATCGCTCAGGATTGAACTGTTCGGCACGCTCACCGTCCTGGTCGATGGTCATCCCGTGCCGGACTCCGCCTGGCGTTCCCGGCAGGAGCGGCGTCTGCTCGCCATACTCGCCGCAGCGCGGGGACGGCTTATCGCTGCCGACCGGCTGTATGAGTGGTTATGGCCCGGTTCAGATCATGCCAGCGCAGCGGTAAACCTGCGCAGCGCCATCAGCAGTCTTCGTCGCCTTCTCGAACCAGAAGCCGACCGCGCCTCACACCGCTACATTCTGACCCGTTCCGGCGGGTATGCCTGGAATATGGAGAGTGGCGCGTGGATTGATGTTGATGCGTTTCTCTCGTTAACAGAACCGACCGGAACCGACGATAGTGTTGCCGCAAAGCGCGAAGCGGAACGCCTGGAACGCGCCGTTGCGCTCTACCGCGGCGATTTTCTCGAAGAGGAGCAGGATCTTGCGTGGGTCATTATGGAGCGTGAGCGTCTGCGCGCGCGCTATCTCGATGCATTGCGACGACTTGCGGAGATTAAACTCGATCGCGGTGATCCAACAGCGGCAATGGCGCTGGCCGGGCGCGGCATTGCCGTGGCTTCGCTTGCCGAACCGCTCTGGCGGATATTGATGCTGGCGCAGGCGCGCGCGGGCGACACGGCGGGTGCGCTTCAGAGTTATGAACGGTACCGGCATCTCCTGGATCACGAACTGGGGGCCGTGCCGTCCCCTCAGACACAGGCGCTCCACATGGCGATCCTGCGCGGCGATCTCGGAGTCGAACGGCGAATCGGCAGTCCTCCATTGCAGGGAGATCACAACGAGCGGCTGCGCTCAACCGACGTGCGCAGTGCCGGCGGTCCTCTCCAGGCAATACGTCTGCCACGGTCGGCATCGACGCCAATTGTTGGGCGACAGGAGGAACTGGCATTGCTCCGACGCTGGCTCGCCGATCTCGATCAGCGCACCGGCGGGATTGTCACGATCGTTGGCGAAGCAGGAATCGGGAAAACGCGCCTGCTGACGGAAACGTTGCGCATTGCCGCCGACCGTGGCGCTCTGACGCTCGAACTGCGCGCGACCTCATTGGATCAGGGGTTGCCCTTTGCAGCGGTGAGTGAGGTGTTGCGTTCACTGGTGCGCAACGCGCCAGAACAGCGCCTGCGCCGGTTGCCGCAGTTTGCGCTGGCGCAGATTGCCGATCTCTTTCCGGCGCTGCGCGAACGGTTGCCAGACCTGCCAGCGTTGCCGGATGTCCCGCCGGATGAGCGTCGCACTCGTCAGATCGAAGGCTTATGCGAACTGGCGCTCGACCTGGCGCACACCCTGCCGCTGGTGATCGCGCTCGATGATGCACAGTGGGCGGATGAAGCCACACTGGCGACCATTGGACGTCTTGCCCGCCAGTCATCGCGCCGATCATTACTGATCATGCTGGCATACCGTGCTGACGAACTCAGTGATAATCCGTCGCTCCACCGCCTGCTCCGCACACTTGGACGCGATATGCTATTGCGCCCGCTGGTGCTCAACCGTCTTGACGCCGCCGCAGTGGCGGAACTTCTCGCCACGCTTGCCGGAGTCGAAACCGGACGGGTCGCACGTCTGGCGCCTCAACTTGCGATCAGCACCGGCGGCAATCCTCTGGCGATTATGGTGACCGTCCAGGCGCTGCTGGAGAGTCGCGGCGCAGCGTCACTTGCTGCTTTGCTGCCCGATCTCGAAGCCGGTGCGCCATTCCCCGATCCGACCGAAGCGCCGCAGATGCGTGAACTGGTGCGCACGCGCCTTGACCGTCTGCCTGCAACTGCGCGTAACCTGGCAGAACATCTGGCTTTGATCAACCGCCCCGCGTCACTCGACATGATTGAACGACTTGGCGGTACCGACGCGCTCGAAGCCGCGCAAATCCTGCTCGAACGCCAGATACTGGTTGAAGATGACGATGCGCACCTTGCGTTCAACCACGATCTGGTGCGTTCGATCACGGCAGCAACGCTCTCGTCGCCGCGACGGCGTCTGCTCCATCATCGGATCGGCGAAGCGATGGCGGCGCTGGAAGGGCATCTGCCGGAACGCGCCGCCGAGATCGCCTATCACTTTCGACAGGCGGGCCGTACCGCTGATCGTGAAACGCTGCGGTATGCAACTGATGCTGGCGACCATGCGCGTCGCGCATTCGGCTATCGTGATGCATTGCGCCACTACGACGCCGCTCTTGAGGCGGGCGAGCGCCTCGGCGACGAAGCGCCGGTCGAGGTGATGCAGCGCGCCTTCGCCGGACGGTTGCTGACGTGCGAGACGCTGCTGGACTGGCATGGGCTGGAGGAAACATCGGCGCGCTATGAGCGCTGGGCGATGCAGCGCAGTGTGACGCCGCCAACGCTCGTTGCGCCGCGTCGGTTGGTGTTGCTGCGCGCGCTGATGGGCGATCTGGCAGGCGCTGCCGCGATCAGCGCGGCGCATACGGCGCGCGCGCAAAAAGGCGGTTGTGTTGAACCGCTGCCTTCGATTGCCGACATGCTTCAGCGCACGGCACTGATCCTACAGCCTGATACGCTTTCTGTCGTCTCCGAGCGCTCGCGTGGGGAAGCGCGCAAGCGTCGGATGGGGATTGGCGATCGGCGCTCTTTAGGGGCGGATATTGTTTCACGTGAAACAGTTGAATCAGAAATCCAGTCTGCCGATCTCCGTTCGATGCGTGATGCTGATGCGGCATGGCATGCGTTTCCATCGTTCATGCTCGCTCATCCTGTTCCAGGTAATCCGGCGGAAGAACTGCCTGAACTTCTCGGAGCGGACGAAGCGGCAGCGGCGTTGTTCCAGATAGGATGGGCAGCGCTTATGCAGGGATTGCTGCGCAGCGCGCGCCCGTGCCTGATCCGATCATACGCGCTGGCGGTCGAAACCGGTCAGGCGCCGGCAGCCGTTGTCTCGGCGCTGCAACTGGCGCACCTGAATGCGCTTACAGGCAAACCCGACGAAACGGCGATCTGGCTGGAACGGAGTCTGGAGACTTCGGCACGTGCATCCGAAGCTGCATGGGCGTCGATCTGGCCCCGCATCCATCAGGGTTTTCTCTGGCTCATCGATGATCGCCTGGCGCAAGCGGAAGAGCGTTTTGTCGATATGGCGGCGCGTCTTGCCGGTGCACCGGCATTTCAGTCACACCGCGCCAGTATTGCCGTCGGCATGGGGATGATCGCGCTGGCGCGCGGCGACCTGACAGGCGCGGACTCTTATTTTCACGAGGCGCTGCGCGCGTCGCAGCAGTTGTATGGTTTTATCTATGTGAGCGCGCATCATGGTCTGGCGCGTCTTGCGGCGTTGCGCAACGACTTGCCGCGCGCCCGTGACGTGTTGTTGCACGCGCTGCGCTACAGCGCTCAGCGGGCGCTGCTGCCGGAGTATGTCCGTACCGTTATCGAGGTGGCGCGTATTGAGCGCGACTTTGGCGATCCTATCCCCGTTCTTCCTTATTTGCGCATTGCTGTCCGTCTTGCGCGTGACGCCGGACTTGCGCCGCTTGCATCAGCCGCCTCTGCCTTGTCTACCCGTCTTGAGGAGAGTCACCGTGTCCCCTGA
- the typA gene encoding translational GTPase TypA: protein MIRRNDIRNIAIIAHVDHGKTTLVDGLLRQGRIFRENQPVAERVLDSNDLERERGITIMAKNTAVTYRGVKINIVDTPGHADFGGEVERVMNMVDGVLLLVDAVDGPMPQTRFVLRKALQAGHRAIVVVNKIDRPNARPNHVVNETFDLFIELGATDEQAEFATIYTNALKGVAGRSPLKIHDSLEPLFDAILDQIPGPQVDPDGPAQLLVTNTVYDDYKGKILIGRLRRGTLRKGQAVARIARDGSVIPAKVSQLFVFNGLDRNEIEEVAAGDIIAIAGIGDASIGDTIADAQCPEALPSIAVEEPTVRMTFSVNTSPFAGREGTHVTSRTLRERLYQELERDVALRVADTDSPDAFIVSGRGELHLTILIETMRREGYEFQVSRPEVIFKEIDGVKYEPIEQVELEVAEPYQGAVIELMGQRRGQMRDMSIRDGGSVHMIFHVPTRGLLGFRQTFLTATRGEGVMNSLFIGYEPLAGEIVTRSNGSLVASERGVATAYALNQAQERGTLFITPGTEVYEGMIVGQHIRERDLEVNVCRRKHLTNIRSSTAEEGIRLETPRVLSLDDAIEYISDDELVEVTPKSIRLRKRLLTLTERQREQKRRETGVKS from the coding sequence ATGATTCGAAGAAACGACATTCGTAACATTGCCATTATTGCCCATGTTGACCACGGCAAAACGACCCTGGTCGACGGGTTGCTGCGCCAGGGGCGCATTTTTCGTGAGAATCAACCGGTCGCCGAGCGTGTGCTGGACTCGAATGACCTTGAGCGCGAACGCGGCATTACGATCATGGCGAAGAACACCGCCGTCACCTACCGCGGCGTCAAGATCAATATCGTCGATACGCCGGGGCATGCCGACTTCGGCGGTGAGGTCGAGCGGGTGATGAATATGGTCGATGGCGTGCTGCTGCTGGTCGATGCAGTCGATGGTCCTATGCCGCAAACGCGGTTCGTTCTGCGCAAGGCGTTGCAGGCCGGGCATCGCGCAATCGTCGTCGTCAACAAGATCGACCGTCCGAATGCGCGCCCGAACCACGTCGTCAATGAAACCTTCGACCTGTTCATCGAACTCGGTGCGACTGATGAACAGGCTGAGTTTGCCACGATTTACACCAATGCGCTCAAAGGGGTCGCCGGACGATCGCCGCTCAAAATCCACGACTCGCTCGAGCCACTGTTCGATGCTATCCTCGATCAGATCCCCGGTCCACAGGTCGATCCGGACGGTCCGGCGCAGTTGCTGGTGACGAACACGGTATACGACGATTACAAAGGCAAGATTCTGATCGGGCGCTTGCGGCGCGGGACATTGCGCAAAGGACAGGCGGTGGCGCGTATCGCGCGCGATGGCAGCGTGATCCCCGCAAAGGTCAGTCAATTGTTCGTCTTCAATGGCCTGGACCGGAACGAGATCGAGGAGGTCGCCGCCGGCGACATTATTGCCATTGCAGGGATCGGTGACGCCAGCATTGGCGATACGATCGCCGATGCGCAATGCCCGGAGGCGCTGCCATCAATTGCGGTCGAAGAGCCGACGGTGCGCATGACGTTTAGCGTCAATACCAGCCCCTTTGCCGGACGTGAAGGAACCCACGTCACCTCACGCACATTGCGCGAGCGACTCTACCAGGAACTCGAGCGCGATGTGGCGCTGCGTGTCGCCGATACTGACTCGCCTGACGCTTTCATCGTCAGTGGACGCGGTGAACTCCACCTCACGATTCTCATCGAGACGATGCGCCGCGAGGGGTATGAGTTCCAGGTCTCGCGTCCTGAGGTTATTTTCAAAGAGATCGATGGGGTCAAATACGAACCAATCGAGCAGGTCGAACTGGAAGTCGCCGAACCATATCAGGGCGCCGTCATCGAGTTGATGGGTCAGCGGCGTGGGCAGATGCGCGATATGAGCATCCGCGATGGCGGATCGGTGCATATGATTTTCCACGTGCCAACCCGCGGTCTGCTTGGCTTCCGCCAGACGTTCCTGACCGCCACGCGCGGCGAGGGGGTGATGAACTCGTTGTTCATCGGGTATGAACCGCTGGCAGGCGAGATCGTCACGCGATCCAACGGCTCGCTCGTCGCGTCGGAACGTGGCGTCGCCACTGCCTATGCGCTCAACCAGGCTCAGGAGCGCGGAACACTCTTCATCACACCCGGCACGGAAGTCTACGAAGGCATGATTGTCGGTCAGCACATCCGCGAGCGCGACCTGGAAGTAAACGTCTGTCGCCGCAAACATCTGACGAACATCCGCTCCTCGACGGCGGAAGAGGGCATCCGATTAGAAACGCCGCGCGTGCTGAGTCTTGATGACGCCATCGAGTACATTAGCGACGATGAGTTGGTCGAAGTGACGCCGAAGAGCATCCGGTTGCGGAAACGATTGCTCACCCTCACCGAGCGCCAGCGCGAACAGAAGCGGCGAGAGACCGGGGTTAAGAGTTAG
- a CDS encoding acyl-CoA-binding protein — translation MSAELEAKFTAAAEAATRLSKRPDNETMLQLYALYKQATVGDVSGKRPGGFDFVGQAKYDAWAKLKGVSRDAAMHQYIDLVDRLK, via the coding sequence ATGAGCGCTGAACTCGAAGCGAAATTCACCGCCGCCGCTGAAGCCGCCACGCGGCTGTCGAAGCGTCCTGATAATGAAACGATGCTGCAACTCTACGCCCTCTACAAACAGGCGACCGTCGGCGATGTCAGCGGCAAGCGTCCCGGCGGCTTCGATTTTGTCGGTCAGGCGAAGTACGATGCCTGGGCGAAACTCAAGGGGGTGTCCAGGGATGCGGCGATGCATCAGTACATCGACCTGGTTGATCGGTTGAAATAG
- a CDS encoding isoaspartyl peptidase/L-asparaginase family protein, with product MPIALVVHGGAWDIPDDEVEPHLAGCRRALMVGWEALSSGASALDAVESAVRVMEDDPAFDSGVGSVLNRNGLVELDAALMDGATLRSGAVAAVRGVRNPVTLARRVLDSEAVLLVGQGAEHFADAVGIERCANEDLVVPRERMRWEELRHREAYRTPDAFQRPPGEIAGQRGIVWGGSDRETAYAASLHAEHHPLRCDQPGDTVGAVALDRYGNLAVATSTGGTPFKLPGRVGDTPLIGAGLYADVQTGGCASTGWGESIIKVLLAKTATDLLGAGHAPADAARMAIERLEQRVYGLGGVILLDVRGRIGFAFNTPRMAYAYCIEGREIVTGV from the coding sequence ATGCCAATAGCTCTGGTCGTTCACGGCGGTGCGTGGGATATTCCCGACGACGAGGTCGAACCGCATCTCGCTGGATGCCGTCGCGCGCTGATGGTTGGCTGGGAGGCGCTGAGCAGCGGCGCCTCCGCGCTTGATGCCGTTGAGTCGGCAGTACGTGTTATGGAAGACGATCCCGCGTTCGATTCGGGTGTTGGTTCAGTGCTCAATCGCAATGGATTGGTCGAACTCGATGCTGCTCTCATGGACGGCGCCACATTGCGGTCGGGCGCTGTCGCCGCAGTGCGTGGCGTTCGCAATCCGGTCACACTGGCGCGCCGCGTGCTCGACAGTGAAGCGGTCTTGCTCGTCGGTCAGGGCGCCGAACATTTTGCCGATGCGGTCGGTATCGAGCGGTGCGCCAATGAAGACCTGGTTGTGCCGCGTGAGCGCATGCGCTGGGAGGAACTGCGGCATCGTGAGGCGTACCGCACGCCGGATGCCTTCCAGCGACCGCCTGGCGAAATCGCCGGGCAGCGCGGTATTGTATGGGGAGGCAGCGACCGTGAAACGGCATACGCCGCTTCTCTGCACGCCGAACATCACCCTTTGCGCTGCGATCAGCCGGGCGATACGGTGGGCGCCGTGGCGCTCGATCGTTACGGAAACCTGGCGGTTGCGACATCGACCGGCGGCACGCCGTTCAAACTCCCTGGACGGGTCGGCGACACGCCGTTGATCGGCGCAGGGTTGTACGCCGATGTGCAGACCGGCGGCTGCGCATCGACCGGTTGGGGGGAGTCGATTATCAAAGTGTTACTGGCAAAGACGGCGACCGACCTTCTGGGCGCCGGGCATGCGCCGGCGGATGCAGCGCGCATGGCTATCGAACGCCTCGAACAGCGTGTTTACGGGTTAGGAGGCGTTATCCTGCTGGATGTGCGAGGAAGGATAGGCTTTGCGTTTAACACTCCACGCATGGCATATGCGTACTGTATTGAAGGTAGAGAGATCGTGACAGGAGTATGA
- a CDS encoding CDP-alcohol phosphatidyltransferase family protein — MSAHLRHTFTLREVFYPANLLTLARLLMLPAALHAMQRPEQRWRALGILGAAMFTDAIDGTIARRRHEVSPLGKLLDPVADKLMIDATSVTLSRVRGFPWWATALIVGRDVAIIIGGLLIYRRRRVIATAHPSGKATTLALTLAMLLYLADGPRSGRPALYAAMAPFALSAFVYLRQLWHATGDAPPDSAHPSVAAGGT, encoded by the coding sequence ATGTCTGCTCACCTGCGTCATACCTTTACACTGCGCGAGGTGTTCTACCCCGCCAACCTGTTGACGCTGGCGCGCCTGCTGATGTTGCCGGCAGCACTGCATGCGATGCAGCGCCCTGAACAGCGTTGGCGGGCGCTCGGTATTCTTGGCGCCGCAATGTTTACCGATGCGATTGATGGGACTATTGCCCGCCGCAGACACGAAGTTTCGCCGCTCGGCAAACTGCTCGACCCGGTGGCGGATAAGTTAATGATCGATGCAACATCTGTGACGCTCTCGCGGGTGCGCGGGTTCCCCTGGTGGGCGACGGCGCTCATCGTGGGGCGCGATGTTGCGATTATCATTGGAGGGTTGCTGATCTATCGACGCCGGCGGGTCATCGCAACCGCGCATCCGTCGGGTAAAGCAACGACCCTGGCGTTGACGCTGGCGATGCTGCTCTACCTTGCCGACGGTCCACGCAGCGGACGCCCGGCGCTCTATGCTGCGATGGCGCCTTTCGCCCTCTCAGCATTTGTCTATCTGCGACAGTTGTGGCATGCAACCGGCGACGCGCCGCCGGATTCGGCGCATCCGTCGGTTGCCGCCGGTGGAACGTGA